A region of Paludisphaera rhizosphaerae DNA encodes the following proteins:
- a CDS encoding c-type heme family protein, protein MAYRWIMHVGSAETFAPTTDREAEVMAALQSRGGKVGFYLGSRRLARPSMSQDVWEWNDGAIQSIEGPVEITPGTTNAPLPGARELQEIGRKALEAFEHGDRCQTVLGRWTVDARAVRASEQSCLDCHRDRKDRVAMESKYLNRPLDFTILDPKLGDPLGVAFYVYARPPE, encoded by the coding sequence ATGGCATACCGCTGGATCATGCATGTGGGATCGGCGGAGACCTTTGCCCCGACCACAGACCGAGAGGCGGAGGTCATGGCCGCCCTCCAGAGTCGGGGTGGGAAGGTCGGCTTTTACCTCGGGAGCCGAAGGCTCGCCAGGCCGTCCATGAGTCAGGACGTCTGGGAGTGGAACGATGGGGCCATCCAGTCCATCGAGGGCCCAGTCGAGATCACGCCGGGAACGACGAACGCCCCCCTGCCCGGGGCGCGTGAGCTTCAGGAGATCGGTCGAAAGGCGCTCGAGGCCTTCGAACACGGCGACCGCTGCCAGACCGTGCTCGGCCGGTGGACCGTCGACGCCCGCGCCGTTCGGGCGTCCGAACAGAGTTGTCTCGACTGCCATCGAGACCGGAAGGATCGCGTGGCGATGGAGTCGAAGTATCTCAATCGACCCCTGGATTTCACGATCCTCGATCCGAAGCTCGGCGACCCGCTGGGCGTTGCCTTCTACGTGTACGCCCGGCCGCCGGAGTGA